In Firmicutes bacterium ASF500, a single genomic region encodes these proteins:
- the acrB gene encoding Acryloyl-CoA reductase electron transfer subunit gamma has translation MKIIVCVKQVPDTSGKVAVNPDGTLNRASMAAITNPDDLNAVEAALVLKEQTGAELIVVSMGPPPAEGMLREVMARGVDRAVLVSAREFGGSDTYATSQILAAAIDKIGVDKDDIVMCGRQAIDGDTAQVGPQIAEKLGLPQVSYAAEITKEGDTITVKRMLEDGYMTIKVKTPCLITCIKELNTPRYMSVGGIYECYSKPYEIFDYNTLKDHPFIDKDTIGLSGSPTNILTSFTPPQKGAGMMLEGADKATCEQLAGILAKKHMI, from the coding sequence ATGAAAATTATTGTTTGTGTCAAGCAGGTCCCCGATACCTCCGGTAAGGTGGCTGTCAACCCCGACGGCACCCTGAACCGCGCCTCCATGGCCGCCATTACCAACCCCGACGACCTGAACGCCGTCGAGGCCGCTCTGGTCCTGAAGGAGCAGACCGGCGCTGAGCTGATCGTCGTCTCCATGGGCCCCCCGCCCGCCGAGGGTATGCTCCGCGAGGTCATGGCCCGGGGCGTGGACCGCGCCGTGCTGGTGTCCGCCCGTGAGTTCGGCGGCTCCGATACTTACGCCACCTCCCAGATCCTGGCCGCCGCCATCGACAAGATCGGCGTGGACAAGGACGACATCGTGATGTGCGGCCGTCAGGCCATCGACGGCGACACCGCCCAGGTCGGCCCCCAGATCGCTGAGAAGCTGGGCCTGCCCCAGGTGTCCTACGCCGCCGAGATTACCAAGGAGGGCGACACCATCACCGTCAAGCGGATGCTGGAGGACGGCTACATGACCATCAAGGTCAAGACTCCCTGCCTCATCACCTGCATCAAGGAGCTGAACACCCCCCGCTACATGAGCGTGGGCGGCATCTATGAGTGCTACTCCAAGCCCTATGAGATCTTTGACTACAACACCCTGAAAGATCATCCCTTCATCGACAAGGACACCATCGGCCTGAGCGGCTCCCCCACCAACATCCTGACCTCCTTTACGCCTCCCCAGAAGGGCGCCGGCATGATGCTGGAGGGCGCTGACAAGGCTACCTGTGAGCAGCTGGCCGGTATTCTGGCCAAGAAGCACATGATCTAA
- the bcd gene encoding Acyl-CoA dehydrogenase, short-chain specific, with product MDFHLSKEQEMVRKMYREFAETEVKPLAEEIDEEERFPMETVEKMAKLGMMGIYFPKEYGGAGGDVLSYAMCVEELAKVCGTTAVIVSAHTSLCCAPIFEHGTEEQKKKYLPDLLSGKKIGAFGLTEPNAGTDASGQQTTAVLEGDHYVLNGSKCFITNGTVAETFVVFAMTDKKLGNHGISAFIVEKSFPGFSVGKHEKKMGIRGSSTCDLIFEDCIVPKENLLGKEGQGFKIAMMTLDGGRIGIAAQALGLGEGAINEAVKYTQERVQFKRRLSQFQNTQFQLADMHTRMQAAQYLVYAAACKKQNHENYSMDAAMAKLFAAESASDVTRRAVQLFGGYGYTREYPVERMMRDAKITEIYEGTSEVQRMVISSHLGVK from the coding sequence ATGGATTTTCACCTGTCTAAAGAGCAAGAGATGGTCCGCAAGATGTACCGCGAGTTCGCCGAGACCGAGGTCAAGCCTTTGGCCGAGGAGATCGACGAGGAGGAGCGCTTCCCCATGGAGACCGTGGAGAAGATGGCCAAGCTGGGCATGATGGGCATCTACTTCCCCAAGGAGTACGGCGGCGCGGGCGGCGACGTGCTGTCCTACGCCATGTGCGTGGAGGAGCTGGCCAAGGTGTGCGGCACCACCGCCGTTATCGTATCCGCCCACACCTCCCTGTGCTGCGCCCCCATCTTTGAGCACGGCACCGAGGAGCAGAAGAAGAAGTATCTGCCCGACCTGCTGAGCGGCAAGAAGATCGGCGCGTTCGGCCTGACCGAGCCCAACGCCGGCACCGACGCCTCCGGCCAGCAGACCACCGCCGTTCTGGAGGGCGACCACTATGTCCTCAACGGCTCCAAGTGCTTCATCACCAACGGCACCGTGGCCGAGACCTTCGTGGTCTTCGCGATGACCGACAAGAAGCTAGGCAACCACGGCATCTCCGCCTTCATCGTGGAGAAGAGCTTCCCCGGCTTCTCCGTGGGCAAGCACGAGAAGAAGATGGGCATCCGCGGCTCCTCCACCTGCGACCTGATCTTTGAGGACTGCATCGTTCCCAAGGAGAACCTGCTGGGCAAAGAGGGCCAGGGCTTTAAGATCGCCATGATGACCCTGGACGGCGGCCGCATCGGCATCGCCGCGCAGGCCCTGGGCCTGGGCGAGGGCGCCATCAACGAGGCCGTCAAGTACACCCAGGAGCGCGTGCAGTTCAAGCGCCGCCTGAGCCAGTTCCAGAACACCCAGTTCCAGCTGGCCGATATGCACACCCGGATGCAGGCCGCCCAGTATCTGGTGTACGCCGCCGCCTGCAAGAAGCAGAACCACGAGAACTACTCCATGGACGCCGCTATGGCCAAGCTCTTCGCCGCCGAGTCCGCCTCCGACGTGACCCGCCGCGCCGTCCAGCTGTTCGGCGGCTACGGCTACACCCGCGAGTACCCCGTGGAGCGCATGATGCGCGACGCCAAGATCACCGAGATCTATGAGGGCACTTCCGAGGTCCAGCGGATGGTCATTTCCAGCCACCTGGGCGTGAAATAA